A single Gambusia affinis linkage group LG20, SWU_Gaff_1.0, whole genome shotgun sequence DNA region contains:
- the arl3b gene encoding ADP-ribosylation factor-like protein 3, producing the protein MQHNPRSTHCASDVTFSGVSRRESTKMGLLSILRKLKSTPDQEVRILLLGLDNGGKTTLLKQLASEDISHITPTQGFNIKSVQSQGFKLNVWDIGGQRKIRPYWRNYFENTDVLIYVIDSADRKRFEETGQELAELLDEEKLSGVPVLIFANKQDLLTAAPASEIAEGLNLHTIRDRMWQIQSCSALTGEGIQEGMNWVCKSVNSKKK; encoded by the exons ATGCAGCACAATCCTAGGAGTACGCACTGTGCGTCTGACGTCACGTTTAGCGGCGTCTCCAGAAGAGAATCCACCAAGATG GGATTGCTGTCCATCCTTCGTAAGCTAAAAAGCACTCCAGACCAGGAGGTTCGGATACTGCTGCTGGGTCTAGACAACGGGGGGAAGACCACGCTTCTCAAACAGCTGGCTTCAGAGGACATCAGTCACATCACCCCCACACAG GGATTCAACATTAAGAGCGTACAGTCTCAGGGGTTTAAGCTGAACGTTTGGGACATCGGAGGCCAGCGGAAGATCAGGCCGTACTGGAGGAACTACTTTGAAAACACTGACGTGCTG ATTTACGTTATTGACAGTGCTGACAGAAAGAGGTTTGAGGAAACGGGGCAG GAGCTGGCGGAGCTGTTGGACGAGGAGAAGCTGAGCGGCGTTCCTGTGCTGATCTTTGCAAACAAGCAGGACCTGCTGACGGCGGCTCCAGCCTCGGAGATCGCAGAGGGACTCAATCTGCACACCATCCGCGATCGGATGTGGCAGATCCAGTCCTGCTCCGCTCTCACCGGAGAGGGGATTCAG GAGGGCATGAACTGGGTTTGCAAAAGCGTCAACTCCAAGAAGAAATAG